A region from the Prosthecobacter algae genome encodes:
- a CDS encoding OmpA family protein has translation MRFSLLLITLALLPLAMILHGWIFTEHQLPGLRAKALAALRENGIRAAVVDLRYLDLRVAGNAPDLDSLEKARATVVQTGPVRLVADDLCIPASLNARLDGAKLSLEGWLPGEVHIREVSQLLGKLRPDLTLDTSKLRPAVQVRWPEGEKGPLSAESSLMEPLLEKLRVACWIDLVQDEKGLLMKGMLPANGLKAALTAEFEKAGREELLESTHTLPAEFADAGTLLPLVKRFFATATPRRFWINDQGEPLLEAPATRTLESEWLALLRPVTGGKRVTLKLTHYPSTFHFPGYESESPLPKAQGESLKQALSAQPMGFAPGSAMLTAEQQARLAALTPLLLTAGPAARLIIGGHPDPEANVVEGKRLALARADQVHSFLVEQGLPASDVKTMAFDAVPAGTAGAPAQIDSVEILLR, from the coding sequence ATGCGTTTCTCCCTGCTGCTCATCACTCTGGCGCTGCTGCCGCTGGCGATGATCCTGCATGGGTGGATATTCACGGAGCATCAGCTCCCGGGCCTGCGTGCCAAGGCCCTGGCGGCCTTGCGCGAGAATGGCATCCGTGCGGCGGTGGTGGATCTGCGTTACCTGGACCTGCGGGTGGCGGGCAATGCACCGGACCTGGACTCGCTGGAAAAGGCGCGGGCGACGGTGGTGCAGACGGGCCCCGTGCGCCTGGTGGCCGATGATTTGTGCATCCCCGCAAGCCTGAATGCCCGGCTTGATGGGGCAAAGCTAAGCCTAGAGGGCTGGCTGCCGGGGGAGGTCCACATCCGTGAGGTCTCGCAACTGCTGGGCAAGCTGCGACCGGATCTGACCCTGGACACGAGCAAACTCCGCCCGGCGGTGCAAGTGCGGTGGCCGGAGGGTGAGAAGGGACCTTTGAGCGCGGAAAGCTCCCTGATGGAGCCCCTCCTGGAAAAGCTGCGCGTGGCCTGCTGGATCGATCTGGTGCAGGATGAAAAGGGGCTGCTGATGAAGGGCATGCTCCCTGCCAATGGGTTGAAAGCGGCGCTGACGGCTGAGTTTGAAAAGGCGGGCCGGGAGGAGCTGCTGGAGAGCACGCACACACTGCCGGCTGAGTTTGCCGATGCCGGGACGCTGCTGCCGCTGGTGAAGCGTTTTTTTGCCACGGCAACTCCGCGTCGTTTTTGGATCAATGACCAGGGGGAGCCGCTGCTGGAAGCGCCTGCGACACGAACGCTGGAAAGCGAGTGGCTGGCCCTACTGCGACCCGTGACCGGAGGCAAAAGGGTGACTTTAAAGCTGACGCACTATCCCTCAACGTTTCATTTTCCTGGCTATGAATCGGAAAGTCCGCTGCCGAAGGCGCAGGGGGAATCTCTAAAGCAGGCCCTTTCTGCCCAGCCTATGGGATTTGCCCCCGGCAGTGCCATGCTGACTGCGGAGCAGCAGGCCCGGCTGGCGGCGCTGACTCCGCTGCTGCTGACGGCAGGCCCGGCGGCGCGGCTGATCATCGGCGGGCATCCTGACCCGGAAGCGAATGTAGTGGAGGGCAAAAGACTGGCGCTGGCACGTGCGGATCAGGTGCATTCATTTCTAGTGGAGCAGGGGCTGCCTGCGAGCGATGTGAAAACGATGGCCTTTGATGCAGTCCCTGCTGGCACGGCAGGCGCTCCTGCGCAGATTGACAGCGTGGAGATCCTGTTGCGCTGA
- a CDS encoding AAA family ATPase — translation MSSLQAIRDALEQSPDNVSLLLLFGRASMELLQLEDAREAFERVLAIDPDHTDAQLGVARVLFMEGDASGAAVRAERVLLQEPDNASAHLLLSRVHLSENDRAKAIEHFDRAAQIDGTMSDPALERELGRTARDARRTSPAPATPEPPASSDTLEDGESSQEFYDDPFDEPPYDWRPETFFTPGDPNRFETTFADVGGMEELKEEIRLKIIYPLQYPDLYKAYGRRTGGGILIYGPPGCGKTMVLRAVAGEVPCNYLSVGLHEIFDPYFGSTERNLHQIFETARANAPCVLVFDDLDSLAQDRRNVRESQLRNLVNQFLHELDGLRENQRVLVIGATNQPWSLDPAFRRPGRFDQAIFVQPPDAGARAQIITLLAKDKPISNLNVEALVEATAGFSGADLGWVFDRAAELALSAAIHTGQPVPITMELLLKVANSHTPSTQSWFEGVRDHAQQVSPDGFFNEVRKFLNAPSSKER, via the coding sequence ATGTCTTCTCTCCAGGCCATCCGCGACGCTCTTGAGCAGTCGCCCGACAACGTGTCCCTCCTTCTGCTCTTTGGCCGTGCCAGCATGGAGCTCTTGCAATTGGAAGACGCCCGCGAGGCTTTTGAGCGGGTGCTTGCCATTGACCCCGACCACACCGACGCCCAGCTCGGCGTGGCCCGTGTGCTTTTCATGGAAGGCGATGCCTCTGGTGCCGCCGTGCGGGCCGAGCGCGTCCTGCTCCAGGAGCCCGACAACGCTTCCGCCCATCTGCTGCTCAGCCGTGTGCACCTCAGTGAAAACGACCGCGCCAAGGCCATCGAGCATTTCGACCGCGCCGCCCAGATTGACGGTACCATGAGCGATCCCGCCCTGGAGCGTGAGCTCGGCCGCACCGCCCGCGATGCCCGCCGCACCTCCCCTGCCCCGGCCACGCCCGAGCCTCCGGCCAGCAGCGACACCCTGGAAGACGGCGAATCCTCCCAGGAATTCTACGACGATCCCTTCGATGAGCCGCCCTATGACTGGCGGCCCGAAACCTTCTTTACCCCAGGCGATCCGAACCGCTTCGAAACCACCTTTGCCGACGTCGGCGGGATGGAAGAGCTGAAGGAAGAGATCCGGCTGAAGATCATCTACCCCCTGCAATACCCGGACCTCTACAAGGCCTATGGGCGGCGCACGGGCGGTGGCATCCTCATTTATGGCCCTCCAGGCTGTGGCAAGACGATGGTTCTGCGCGCTGTCGCAGGCGAAGTCCCCTGCAACTACCTCTCCGTGGGCCTGCACGAGATCTTTGACCCCTACTTCGGCAGCACCGAACGGAACCTGCACCAGATCTTCGAAACCGCCCGCGCCAATGCCCCTTGCGTGCTCGTTTTCGACGACCTCGACTCCCTGGCGCAGGACCGCCGCAACGTCCGCGAAAGCCAGCTCCGCAATCTGGTGAACCAGTTTCTGCATGAGCTCGACGGCCTTCGCGAAAACCAGCGCGTGCTCGTCATCGGCGCGACCAACCAGCCGTGGTCGCTCGATCCCGCCTTCCGCCGTCCAGGTCGTTTTGATCAGGCCATCTTCGTCCAGCCGCCAGATGCCGGTGCCCGTGCCCAGATCATCACTCTGCTGGCCAAGGATAAACCGATCTCCAATCTAAACGTCGAAGCCCTGGTGGAAGCCACCGCCGGCTTCTCCGGTGCCGACCTCGGCTGGGTCTTTGACCGCGCTGCTGAACTGGCCCTCTCCGCTGCCATTCATACCGGCCAGCCGGTGCCCATCACCATGGAGCTGCTGCTCAAGGTGGCGAACAGCCACACCCCCAGCACCCAGAGCTGGTTTGAAGGCGTGCGCGACCATGCCCAGCAGGTGTCCCCCGACGGCTTCTTCAACGAAGTCCGCAAGTTCCTGAACGCCCCTTCCTCCAAGGAAAGGTAG